From one Candidatus Marinarcus aquaticus genomic stretch:
- a CDS encoding NapH/MauN family ferredoxin-type protein, translating to MDKWNNKETINKSSFISTFFDKTKDGKTKFSYRMKRWIVIISIHLLFFLSFAIDIQTLEGTLNGSRFLGFHLIDPFTTIQMYLATYHMPVNIIIGTTTILFFYLLIGGRSYCAWVCPYGLLSEIGEKIHNTLVHKKIIKERRFDHRVRHIFWIMFMIMAFTSGYLVFETFNVVGILSRFIAYGWSLALSWVLIIFLIEVFYSRRAWCTYICPIGTTYGYIGKISGLRVEWNDNCDHCMVCHDVCFENQVLELTKAKYDEQRKEKGIKKQYVTGADCTLCGRCIDVCHSDALKFDFRLKGLI from the coding sequence ATGGACAAATGGAATAACAAAGAGACAATAAACAAATCAAGTTTTATATCGACATTTTTTGATAAAACCAAAGATGGAAAAACAAAATTTTCATACAGAATGAAACGATGGATTGTGATCATTTCAATTCACCTTTTATTCTTTTTATCGTTTGCAATTGATATTCAAACATTAGAAGGAACTTTGAATGGTTCTAGATTCTTAGGTTTTCACTTAATTGATCCATTCACAACCATTCAAATGTACCTTGCCACTTACCATATGCCAGTAAATATCATTATTGGAACAACAACCATCTTGTTCTTTTATTTACTGATAGGAGGAAGAAGCTATTGTGCTTGGGTCTGTCCGTATGGATTATTGAGTGAAATTGGTGAAAAAATCCACAATACTTTGGTGCACAAAAAAATAATCAAAGAGAGAAGATTTGACCACAGAGTTCGACATATTTTTTGGATAATGTTTATGATTATGGCATTTACAAGTGGTTATTTGGTATTTGAAACTTTTAATGTTGTGGGAATTCTGAGTCGTTTTATTGCCTATGGTTGGAGTTTAGCTCTTTCATGGGTTTTAATCATATTTTTAATTGAAGTTTTTTATTCAAGACGTGCTTGGTGTACCTATATTTGTCCTATTGGAACAACGTATGGTTATATAGGAAAAATAAGTGGATTAAGAGTTGAATGGAATGACAATTGTGATCACTGTATGGTGTGTCATGATGTCTGTTTTGAGAATCAAGTCTTAGAACTGACCAAAGCAAAATATGATGAACAAAGAAAAGAGAAAGGGATTAAAAAACAGTATGTCACAGGTGCAGACTGTACGCTATGCGGACGATGTATAGATGTATGTCACTCTGATGCTTTAAAATTTGACTTCAGATTAAAAGGGTTGATATAA
- a CDS encoding c-type cytochrome, with the protein MKRTIALIATVVVLGLMIYTFLKGPAYQGGKAGHIIEDLKTLEQKAKIEPIKEKDIGQEKLKALRDKAGNTSSFEVSNSYRKKCASCHGVDGSGTQNGKKLMGPAIIGQSEETLLKKLNDFKAGRKENLIMKGLLMNLSQEELKEFAKEISEFKARQDALK; encoded by the coding sequence ATGAAAAGAACAATAGCGCTCATAGCAACTGTTGTTGTTTTAGGATTAATGATTTATACGTTTTTAAAAGGTCCCGCATACCAAGGAGGTAAAGCAGGACATATTATTGAAGATTTAAAAACACTGGAACAAAAAGCAAAAATTGAACCGATCAAAGAGAAAGATATTGGTCAAGAAAAATTAAAAGCTTTAAGAGATAAAGCAGGAAATACCTCTTCTTTTGAAGTAAGTAACAGCTATAGAAAAAAATGTGCTTCATGTCATGGCGTTGATGGTTCAGGTACCCAAAATGGTAAAAAATTAATGGGACCAGCTATTATTGGCCAAAGTGAAGAGACACTGTTAAAGAAACTAAATGATTTTAAAGCAGGAAGAAAAGAGAATCTCATTATGAAAGGCTTGTTAATGAATCTTTCACAAGAGGAGTTAAAAGAGTTTGCAAAAGAGATTTCAGAATTTAAAGCACGTCAAGATGCTTTAAAATAA
- a CDS encoding c-type cytochrome, with translation MIKNILFPLAVILLISGCGEKKDEKTNAKMIQTQEPLKIEVEESSNTKEIKVALKNEKSKENETYYFNYGIKSEYDPNAKPANKDAAIRVKPRNSIDANMHVRSPYEEVKISMLVKRLSKEFIVKCSACHNDYANGVIGPSLLGKDDTFIYESIMKFRNNKDANVLMTDLVNQMTKEEIQRIATEIYEFNQQIKDLK, from the coding sequence ATGATTAAAAATATTTTATTCCCTCTGGCAGTTATTTTACTGATTTCAGGTTGTGGTGAAAAAAAAGATGAAAAAACAAATGCAAAAATGATACAAACACAAGAACCACTTAAAATAGAAGTTGAAGAGAGCTCAAATACAAAAGAGATCAAAGTTGCTTTAAAAAATGAAAAATCAAAAGAGAATGAAACCTACTATTTTAACTACGGAATTAAAAGTGAATATGACCCCAATGCAAAACCTGCCAATAAAGATGCTGCCATTCGAGTCAAACCTCGAAATTCAATTGATGCAAACATGCATGTAAGAAGTCCTTATGAAGAGGTGAAAATTTCAATGTTGGTCAAACGGCTCAGTAAAGAGTTTATTGTGAAATGTTCAGCTTGTCATAATGATTATGCCAACGGTGTAATTGGTCCTTCACTGTTGGGTAAAGATGATACTTTTATTTATGAAAGTATCATGAAATTTAGAAACAACAAAGATGCCAATGTTTTAATGACTGACTTAGTGAATCAAATGACGAAAGAAGAGATACAAAGAATTGCAACCGAAATCTATGAGTTTAATCAACAAATCAAGGATCTAAAATGA
- a CDS encoding 4Fe-4S dicluster domain-containing protein, with protein MANIKEDRRQFLKFSTLGILGLTLGAGMVISPYALQAEMRLRPPGAVKENEFLALCIKCGQCLQVCPYHSIKLSDMAKGHGIGTPYIDARERGCYSCTAVPCVLACPSGALDHKTEKPEDIKMGIAVLEFPDRCLARTNTPVPKGHSKRVHDFTNNQNNVTQLEIDLLNKLDEFEGKQCTICADMCPIPNPLSAISMIGDGEGKKPEVYDGCIGCGACEELCPANEAAIVIKPRMSYDDYYIKGSNS; from the coding sequence ATGGCAAATATAAAAGAAGACCGAAGACAGTTTTTAAAATTCTCAACATTGGGAATCTTGGGATTAACACTTGGAGCAGGAATGGTAATAAGTCCTTATGCCTTGCAAGCCGAGATGAGATTAAGACCACCTGGTGCAGTAAAAGAGAATGAGTTTTTAGCTTTATGCATCAAATGTGGTCAATGTTTACAAGTCTGTCCGTATCATTCGATTAAACTTTCTGATATGGCCAAAGGGCATGGTATTGGTACGCCTTATATTGATGCAAGAGAAAGAGGATGTTACTCCTGTACTGCGGTTCCTTGTGTTTTAGCCTGTCCAAGTGGGGCACTTGATCATAAAACTGAAAAACCCGAAGATATAAAAATGGGGATTGCCGTCTTAGAGTTTCCAGACCGATGTCTGGCAAGAACGAATACACCCGTACCCAAAGGGCACAGTAAAAGAGTTCATGATTTTACCAATAACCAAAATAATGTCACTCAACTTGAAATAGATTTGCTTAACAAGCTTGATGAATTTGAAGGAAAACAGTGCACCATTTGTGCAGACATGTGCCCTATTCCAAACCCTTTAAGTGCTATTTCAATGATTGGTGATGGGGAAGGGAAAAAACCCGAAGTATATGATGGATGTATTGGATGTGGTGCTTGTGAAGAGTTATGCCCTGCTAATGAAGCTGCCATTGTAATAAAACCAAGAATGTCATATGACGATTACTATATAAAAGGAAGCAACTCATGA
- the nosD gene encoding nitrous oxide reductase family maturation protein NosD codes for MLKILIATLLLFINFCHANLLQEAINKAKEGSILKLPKGVYKGKITIDKPLSIIGKEDGVIIDGLGEGTVVTINSAYVTLKNLTIQNSGSRHENVDAGVRIENSQQSEISDCIIRDSLFGIDMATTNNSIISNNNITSKSLPLGLRGDGLRIWYSNDNIITKNRLVKSRDMVVWYSHGNQITENYGEHNRYSLHFMYAGKNFVHNNTYEFNSVGIFFMYSKDTIATGNVVKSSLGATGMGIGLKDVSNFTLKNNTVIYNAIGVYVDRSPFEPDTNNWIENNHILYNSEAIHFHSLSENNVIKQNAIVGNIEDIVNDSRGARTHQNEIVNNYWDNYEGFDRNGDNIGDTPHKVYQYADQLWVYNSDVKFFYGSPVISLLNFLAKLAPFSEPVFLMEDTQPKLKQ; via the coding sequence ATGTTAAAAATTTTAATCGCAACGCTTTTACTCTTTATAAACTTCTGTCATGCAAACTTGTTGCAAGAGGCAATTAATAAAGCCAAAGAAGGTTCTATTTTAAAACTGCCTAAAGGGGTATATAAAGGGAAAATAACAATTGATAAACCACTTTCAATCATAGGGAAAGAAGATGGTGTGATTATTGATGGATTAGGGGAAGGTACTGTTGTAACCATCAACAGTGCTTATGTAACCTTAAAAAATCTCACCATCCAAAACAGTGGAAGTCGACATGAAAATGTGGATGCCGGTGTTCGAATAGAAAACTCGCAACAATCGGAAATTTCAGATTGTATCATACGAGACTCATTATTTGGAATTGATATGGCAACAACAAATAACTCGATTATTTCTAATAACAATATTACCTCAAAGAGTTTACCTCTGGGGCTTCGAGGAGATGGGTTAAGAATTTGGTATTCCAATGACAATATTATTACAAAAAATCGATTGGTAAAATCAAGAGATATGGTTGTATGGTATTCACACGGAAATCAAATCACAGAAAATTATGGCGAACACAACCGATACTCTCTTCACTTTATGTATGCAGGAAAGAATTTTGTGCATAACAATACCTATGAGTTTAACTCGGTTGGCATCTTTTTTATGTACAGCAAAGACACCATTGCAACAGGGAATGTGGTAAAGAGTTCTTTGGGTGCTACAGGCATGGGGATTGGACTTAAAGATGTCTCAAACTTTACATTAAAAAACAATACTGTTATTTATAATGCAATTGGGGTTTATGTGGACCGATCTCCTTTTGAACCAGATACAAATAACTGGATAGAGAACAATCATATTTTATACAACTCAGAAGCGATTCATTTTCACTCTTTAAGTGAGAATAATGTAATTAAACAAAATGCTATTGTAGGAAATATTGAAGATATTGTAAATGACAGCAGAGGAGCAAGAACACATCAAAATGAGATTGTGAATAATTATTGGGACAACTATGAAGGATTTGACAGAAATGGCGATAATATAGGAGATACTCCGCATAAAGTCTATCAATATGCAGACCAACTTTGGGTCTATAATTCAGATGTGAAGTTTTTTTATGGTTCTCCTGTAATCTCTTTACTCAACTTCCTTGCAAAATTGGCTCCATTTAGTGAACCCGTATTTTTAATGGAAGATACACAACCAAAGCTTAAGCAATAA
- a CDS encoding cytochrome C, translating into MHSSFIKSKVYASLALILLTLAFTFPMIAFHGTLNAIDEDRIEEISPLAIKTWNFYNQGRYKSTTTPKEAHNDLEKMIENAAEIGVASLPIWSCSLEAPNYPKKAFPEGIPVFFHFDGFSGEVHEMNTINHYVGMDPMWRGGIFEREIGIYALLGLSLFMVYFILFHKKILTYFMYIPTALPLIFIADYSYWLYWFGHNLHDWGAFKIKPFMPTVFGDGKIAQFTTHSYPTIGFYVILAIGFFSLLSILSKNKAMRETGMNYKV; encoded by the coding sequence ATGCATTCTAGTTTTATTAAATCAAAAGTCTATGCTTCACTCGCACTGATACTGCTTACACTTGCATTTACATTTCCCATGATTGCTTTTCATGGCACATTAAATGCCATTGATGAAGATAGAATTGAAGAGATATCTCCTTTAGCAATAAAAACATGGAATTTTTATAATCAAGGCAGATACAAAAGTACAACAACCCCCAAAGAAGCCCATAATGATTTGGAAAAGATGATAGAGAATGCTGCAGAGATAGGTGTTGCTTCACTTCCTATTTGGTCCTGTTCTCTTGAAGCACCCAATTATCCGAAAAAAGCTTTTCCAGAAGGAATCCCAGTATTTTTTCACTTTGATGGGTTCAGTGGAGAAGTTCATGAGATGAATACCATTAACCACTACGTAGGAATGGATCCAATGTGGAGAGGGGGAATATTTGAACGAGAAATTGGTATCTATGCTTTATTGGGTCTTTCACTGTTTATGGTCTATTTTATTCTGTTTCATAAAAAAATATTGACCTATTTCATGTATATACCAACAGCTCTTCCTTTAATTTTTATTGCAGACTACTCCTACTGGTTATACTGGTTTGGTCATAACCTACATGATTGGGGAGCATTTAAAATCAAACCCTTTATGCCCACCGTCTTTGGAGATGGAAAAATTGCGCAGTTTACAACACACTCGTACCCAACAATTGGCTTTTATGTGATTTTAGCCATTGGCTTTTTTTCACTGTTATCAATTCTGTCAAAAAACAAAGCAATGAGAGAAACAGGTATGAACTATAAGGTTTAA
- the nosZ gene encoding Sec-dependent nitrous-oxide reductase: MKKSHIKLSTLVLGTALTASVASGATNELSKVMKERGLSEIDVIRAAKTYNPTGVKDKYVVFSSGGQSGQVIVYGVPSMRILKYIGVFTPEPWQGYGFDKDSLEVLRQGNIRGREINWGDTHHPALSEIDGKYDGKWLAINDKANPRIAIIDLSDFETKQIVPNPVFKSDHGGAFFTPNSEYIIEASQYAAPYDNAYHPIEEYKETYRGGVTMWKFDNKIGRIMPKDSFTIEFPPYHQDLSDAGKGVSYGWGFTNSFNTEMYTGGIEVGMPPNEAGMSRNDTDFLHVYNWEKLAELAKNPKNVKIINDHKVIPIDIAVKNDALFLIPEPKSPHGVDVDPTGQYLVVCGKLDTHASVYDFKKIQKLIKNKEFAGKDPYGIPILDMKKSLHGQVELGLGPLHNQYSPVDGEIYTSLYVDSQVVKWNFKELKVIDKENVHYNIGHLAGMEGKSADPQGDYIIALNKLAIDRFQNVGPLHPQNHQLIDISGKTMDLLVDMPLPLGEPHQAVAIRASKLHPHVRYKMGTNSKTGQQHIGKTLAGEERIERDGKNVTVYATLVRSHINPERITVNKGDHVTIHMTNLERAQDETHGFTIDNYNIHGSLEPGETATLEFEADIEGVFPYYCTEFCSALHLEMMGYMMVKDPNKKYVSAQKLKMKSMSAEELKAEYDKTVAVNNSTDAVIQSVVKFLKDNNYQDHKVVANLVTDAFDQYNQIPEQKKKANEALKAGDTEKAILFENMIWQLMVKTADVGIRAKDVLVRKIATKQSAAAARGEVAFAEGGCNGCHVIGKVSSGPDLTGVLLRHENGEQWVSNFILGPEKMYDDPYVKGMIDYFNLKMPNQHMTKEETKDIIEYLKWIEENANLF; this comes from the coding sequence ATGAAAAAGTCACACATTAAACTCTCTACACTTGTTTTAGGTACAGCATTAACTGCTTCAGTTGCTTCTGGAGCTACCAATGAATTATCTAAAGTCATGAAAGAGAGAGGCTTATCTGAAATTGATGTTATCAGAGCTGCAAAAACTTACAACCCAACAGGTGTAAAAGATAAATATGTTGTTTTTTCATCCGGTGGACAATCAGGACAAGTCATTGTTTATGGTGTTCCGTCAATGAGAATTCTAAAATACATCGGTGTATTTACACCTGAACCATGGCAAGGATATGGATTTGATAAAGATTCCTTAGAGGTCCTTCGACAAGGGAATATAAGAGGTCGAGAAATTAATTGGGGAGATACGCACCATCCAGCACTGTCAGAAATTGATGGAAAATATGATGGAAAATGGTTGGCAATTAATGACAAAGCCAATCCAAGAATTGCGATTATCGATCTTTCAGATTTTGAAACAAAACAAATCGTTCCAAACCCAGTCTTTAAATCAGATCACGGTGGAGCATTCTTTACTCCAAACTCTGAGTATATTATTGAAGCATCACAATATGCTGCACCATATGATAATGCTTACCATCCAATTGAAGAGTACAAAGAGACGTACAGAGGTGGTGTTACCATGTGGAAATTTGATAATAAAATCGGTCGAATTATGCCAAAAGATTCATTCACGATTGAGTTCCCTCCTTATCACCAAGATTTATCAGATGCAGGTAAGGGTGTGAGTTATGGTTGGGGATTTACTAATTCATTTAATACTGAAATGTATACAGGTGGAATTGAAGTAGGTATGCCACCAAATGAAGCAGGTATGTCAAGAAATGACACGGACTTTTTACATGTTTACAACTGGGAGAAACTGGCTGAACTGGCAAAAAATCCAAAAAATGTAAAAATCATCAATGACCATAAAGTTATTCCTATTGATATTGCAGTTAAAAACGATGCACTGTTTTTAATTCCTGAACCAAAATCACCACATGGTGTCGATGTTGATCCTACAGGACAATACTTAGTTGTATGTGGAAAACTCGATACACATGCCTCTGTTTATGATTTTAAAAAAATCCAAAAACTGATTAAAAACAAAGAGTTTGCAGGGAAAGATCCATACGGTATTCCTATTTTAGATATGAAAAAATCATTACATGGACAAGTTGAATTAGGTCTTGGGCCTTTGCATAACCAATACTCTCCTGTTGATGGTGAAATCTATACTTCATTGTATGTTGACTCACAAGTTGTAAAATGGAACTTCAAAGAGCTTAAAGTGATTGATAAAGAGAACGTACATTACAACATTGGTCACTTAGCAGGTATGGAAGGAAAATCAGCGGATCCACAAGGGGATTATATCATCGCTTTAAATAAATTAGCCATTGATCGATTCCAAAATGTGGGGCCTTTGCATCCTCAAAATCACCAATTAATTGATATTAGCGGTAAAACCATGGATTTACTTGTTGATATGCCTCTGCCACTTGGAGAACCTCACCAAGCAGTTGCAATCCGAGCAAGTAAACTTCACCCTCATGTACGATACAAAATGGGTACAAACTCTAAAACAGGTCAACAACATATTGGGAAAACACTTGCAGGTGAAGAGAGAATTGAGCGAGACGGCAAAAATGTTACAGTATATGCAACTTTAGTGCGATCTCATATCAATCCAGAAAGAATCACGGTAAACAAAGGTGACCATGTCACTATTCACATGACCAATCTTGAAAGAGCACAAGATGAAACACATGGGTTTACCATTGACAACTATAATATCCATGGTTCTTTAGAGCCAGGTGAAACAGCAACCTTAGAGTTTGAAGCAGATATCGAAGGGGTATTCCCATATTATTGTACAGAATTCTGTTCAGCACTTCACTTGGAAATGATGGGATATATGATGGTTAAAGACCCAAATAAAAAATATGTCAGTGCTCAAAAACTTAAAATGAAATCGATGTCAGCAGAAGAGTTAAAAGCAGAATACGATAAAACAGTTGCAGTTAATAATTCAACTGATGCGGTCATTCAATCGGTTGTAAAATTCTTAAAAGACAACAACTATCAAGACCATAAAGTCGTTGCCAACCTTGTCACTGATGCATTTGACCAATACAATCAAATCCCAGAACAAAAGAAAAAAGCAAACGAGGCTTTAAAAGCAGGAGATACTGAAAAAGCCATTCTGTTTGAAAATATGATTTGGCAATTGATGGTTAAAACAGCTGATGTTGGTATCAGAGCCAAAGATGTCTTAGTAAGAAAAATAGCAACCAAACAAAGCGCTGCTGCTGCAAGAGGTGAAGTTGCTTTTGCTGAAGGCGGTTGTAATGGTTGCCATGTTATTGGAAAAGTTTCATCAGGTCCTGATTTAACAGGAGTATTACTCAGACATGAAAATGGTGAACAATGGGTCAGTAACTTTATTCTAGGCCCTGAAAAAATGTATGATGATCCATATGTGAAAGGGATGATTGACTACTTCAATTTAAAAATGCCTAATCAACATATGACGAAAGAAGAGACAAAAGATATTATTGAATATCTCAAATGGATTGAAGAAAACGCCAACCTTTTCTAA
- a CDS encoding response regulator transcription factor has protein sequence MTEKYEIILKKSSILLAEDEDKLRESFKKVLLLYVEKVYTASNGEEALNLYKKHQPDILITDLKMPIINGLDLIKLIREENEEIPIIVTSAYTDQTFLLESIKLSLVEYVVKPIRESCLSDLLTRCAKTLLKNSKTIIHFDKDTLYDYSNKTFSHKNKSVLLTNKEVEFIEILLAHRGTLVTKREIESKLYIYEEAPLSALKNLVFKLRKKLDTDIIQTVSKLGYMIK, from the coding sequence TTGACAGAAAAATATGAAATAATACTCAAAAAATCATCTATTTTATTAGCCGAAGATGAAGACAAATTAAGAGAAAGTTTTAAGAAAGTTTTATTACTTTATGTTGAGAAAGTATACACAGCTTCCAATGGAGAAGAGGCTTTAAACCTTTATAAAAAACACCAACCTGACATTCTTATTACCGATTTGAAAATGCCCATCATCAATGGTTTGGATTTAATCAAACTGATCAGAGAAGAGAATGAAGAGATTCCAATAATTGTCACCAGTGCATATACAGACCAAACTTTCTTACTGGAATCCATCAAATTATCTCTCGTAGAATATGTTGTAAAACCCATCAGAGAAAGTTGTCTTTCTGATTTATTAACAAGATGTGCAAAAACGCTGCTTAAAAACTCAAAAACCATTATACATTTTGATAAAGATACTTTGTATGATTACAGTAATAAAACTTTCAGTCATAAAAACAAAAGTGTTCTTTTAACAAATAAAGAAGTGGAATTTATAGAAATATTATTGGCACATAGAGGTACCTTAGTCACTAAACGTGAAATAGAAAGTAAATTATATATTTATGAAGAAGCACCACTCAGTGCCCTAAAAAACCTTGTTTTTAAACTCAGAAAGAAACTAGATACGGACATCATTCAAACTGTTTCAAAACTTGGATATATGATCAAATAA
- a CDS encoding ATP-binding protein — translation MLENFSFTKRYILALSIIALLSILAFVNLSKLLTIQSSDARIVNMSGNQKIITREIAYFAIYYKIDQLKDKIEEMEKTHNELISLEMSEALKNIYYGEQINLDKKVRAYLQHAKSFYEKRDGKSQNYVLKSSENLLVDLEKAVSIYLEEAQANTKKVQQVETFILIMTLLTLLFEAIFIFMPANKSINKRTNELIREKEFSNAVIESSPNAIITLDSDLKIRTFNKEAEKIFHYTKEEMLGERFLGRLIPNSDIMKTSNVREYHEIEAVTKEGRSFPVRISFGTSGENKDIAIVANIQDISNEKLNNEILEQQSKLAVLGEMIAIIAHQWRQPLSQLSFNCMYIKKKTEDPDIINESIENEEIIQFMSETINNFQDFYKKTDDAIFNPVVSINQALKIVDSILELHQVQLIKEIESTIKIYGNANSLAHIILSIIQNTIDIIRVSKVTNPCIKITLQDSPKNIILSIQDNAGGIKVNPIDDIFKPFHSKKEKPSTGIGLYMSKMIIKDHFKGSISATNKDTGAEFLICLPH, via the coding sequence ATGTTAGAGAATTTTAGTTTTACCAAAAGATATATTTTAGCACTGAGTATTATTGCTCTTTTATCCATTTTAGCATTTGTGAATTTAAGTAAACTGTTAACGATACAATCAAGCGATGCACGCATTGTCAATATGAGTGGTAATCAAAAAATCATTACACGAGAAATTGCCTATTTTGCTATCTATTATAAAATTGATCAACTCAAAGATAAAATAGAGGAGATGGAGAAAACCCATAATGAATTGATTTCATTGGAAATGTCAGAAGCGTTGAAAAATATTTATTATGGTGAACAAATCAATTTAGATAAGAAAGTTCGTGCATACTTACAACATGCAAAAAGTTTTTATGAAAAACGAGATGGAAAAAGCCAAAATTATGTTTTAAAAAGCTCTGAAAACCTTCTTGTGGATTTAGAAAAAGCAGTTTCAATCTATTTGGAAGAGGCACAAGCAAATACAAAAAAAGTTCAACAAGTTGAAACCTTTATTCTTATTATGACACTTTTAACGCTTCTTTTTGAAGCCATTTTTATCTTTATGCCAGCAAATAAAAGTATCAATAAACGAACCAATGAATTAATCAGAGAAAAAGAGTTTTCAAATGCTGTTATTGAATCAAGTCCCAATGCAATTATCACTTTGGACAGTGATTTAAAAATAAGAACATTTAATAAAGAAGCAGAAAAGATTTTTCATTATACAAAAGAAGAGATGTTAGGTGAGCGTTTTTTGGGTCGATTGATTCCCAATAGTGATATTATGAAGACTTCTAACGTCAGAGAATATCATGAAATTGAAGCTGTTACAAAAGAGGGCCGAAGTTTCCCTGTACGTATATCTTTTGGTACCAGTGGAGAAAACAAAGATATTGCCATTGTTGCTAACATTCAAGACATCTCAAATGAAAAATTAAATAATGAAATTTTAGAACAACAATCTAAATTAGCCGTTTTAGGTGAAATGATTGCAATTATAGCTCATCAATGGCGACAACCTTTATCACAATTAAGTTTTAATTGTATGTATATCAAAAAGAAAACTGAAGATCCAGATATCATAAATGAGTCTATTGAAAATGAAGAGATTATTCAATTTATGTCTGAAACTATCAATAATTTTCAAGACTTTTATAAAAAAACAGATGATGCCATTTTTAATCCTGTTGTTTCAATCAATCAAGCTTTAAAAATTGTGGATTCAATTTTAGAATTACATCAAGTTCAGCTTATAAAAGAGATAGAATCAACAATAAAAATATATGGGAATGCGAATAGTTTAGCACACATTATTTTGTCGATAATACAGAATACCATTGATATTATTCGAGTCAGTAAAGTTACAAATCCTTGCATAAAAATTACTCTTCAAGATAGTCCAAAAAATATAATTTTAAGCATACAAGATAACGCTGGAGGCATTAAAGTTAATCCAATTGATGATATTTTTAAACCATTTCATTCAAAAAAAGAGAAACCTTCCACAGGAATTGGATTGTATATGTCAAAAATGATTATTAAAGATCATTTTAAAGGTTCAATCAGTGCAACCAATAAAGACACTGGAGCAGAGTTTTTAATTTGTCTTCCTCATTAA
- a CDS encoding Crp/Fnr family transcriptional regulator, translating into MPKEILKKIDFFKYLSDEEIQLISNACKIITLYKDNVLFYEGDVAKSFYILLQGNLKLYKTGPLGNQIIMHTFNKPTIFAEMATFQESTFPATAISTSSMSKIAVLKKEMFISLLQNNAHLSFHLMGSLIKKMKTLEQTIHRNLVFDATQKVCSLLKESPYILVEKKHSDIANILNMAPATLSRSLRKLKDQGYLNKDNMISDDSFYEMLK; encoded by the coding sequence ATGCCTAAAGAGATATTAAAGAAAATAGATTTTTTTAAATATTTAAGTGATGAAGAGATTCAATTAATAAGCAATGCTTGCAAAATCATCACACTGTATAAAGACAATGTACTATTTTATGAAGGAGATGTTGCAAAATCGTTTTATATTTTACTTCAAGGAAATTTGAAACTCTATAAAACGGGACCTTTGGGAAATCAAATTATTATGCATACGTTCAATAAACCAACTATTTTTGCAGAAATGGCTACCTTTCAAGAATCCACTTTTCCTGCAACAGCAATCAGTACAAGCAGTATGTCAAAAATTGCCGTTTTAAAAAAAGAGATGTTTATTTCACTTTTACAAAACAACGCTCATTTATCATTTCATCTCATGGGATCACTTATTAAAAAAATGAAGACTTTGGAACAAACCATTCATCGTAATTTGGTATTTGATGCTACACAAAAAGTATGTTCACTCTTAAAAGAATCCCCATATATCTTGGTTGAAAAAAAACATTCAGACATTGCTAATATTTTAAATATGGCACCTGCAACATTATCAAGATCACTAAGAAAGCTTAAAGACCAGGGTTATTTAAATAAAGATAATATGATTTCAGATGATTCTTTTTATGAAATGCTAAAGTAA